One stretch of Arachis duranensis cultivar V14167 chromosome 1, aradu.V14167.gnm2.J7QH, whole genome shotgun sequence DNA includes these proteins:
- the LOC127747710 gene encoding protein FAR1-RELATED SEQUENCE 5-like has protein sequence MIVRHSLTDDNKLEHLFWANDLSRFDYQYFGDVLAFDSTYRKNKYNGPLVIFSGTNYHRQTCIFGFGLLSYEQTKSYKWLLDNFSEVMMNKHPSLVITDGDNAMKSAIEEVFPSATHRLCAWYLYKNAVSHIKDPGFREKFKKCLYAKFKCDEFEEYWHDMVERFNLVGNDWVEKQYRRKEKLATAYLSSKDYRNAEIVAEFKTLNGEHVPTTGLHSLERHAASVYTREIFWKILEKIKSVATLDIMRSGSRSTTTEYKIIKYGRPDHEYIILYDQDTQKMVCQCQRWDSYGIPCSHMFCVMKREQIKELP, from the exons ATGATTGTGAGACATAGTTTAACAGATGACAATAAATTGGAGCATTTATTCTGGGCAAATGATTTAAGTCGATTTGACTATCAATATTTTGGTGATGTTCTAGCATTTGATTCTACCTACAGAAAAAATAAGTATAATGGACCGCTAGTTATCTTTTCAGGAACAAACTATCATCGCCAAACTTGTATTTTTGGCTTCGGTTTGCTATCATATGAACAAACAAAATCATACAAGTGGTTACTAGATAACTTTTCAGAGGTGATGATGAATAAGCATCCGAGTCTTGTTATAACGGATGGTGATAATGCCATGAAGAGTGCAATTGAAGAAGTATTTCCAAGTGCTACCCATAGATTGTGTGCTTGGTATCTGTATAAAAATGCAGTATCTCATATCAAGGACCCTGGATTTCGTGAGAAATTTAAGAAATGCTTGTATGCCAAATTTAAATGTGATGAATTTGAAGAGTATTGGCATGACATGGTTGAAAGGTTTAATCTTGTGGGAAACGATTGGGTAGAGAAACAATatagaaggaaagaaaaattgGCTACTGCTTATTTGAGTAGCAA GGACTACAGAAATGCTGAGATTGTTGCTGAATTCAAAACACTAAATGGAGAACATGTGCCCACAACAGGTTTACATTCTCTTGAGCGTCATGCTGCGTCAGTGTATACAAGGgagatattttggaaaatattagaaaagataaaaagtgtGGCAACTTTGGATATTATGCGGTCTGGTAGTCGTTCAACAACTACAGAGTACAAGATCATCAAGTATGGAAGACCTGATCATGAGTACATTATTTTATATGATCAAGATACTCAGAAGATGGTGTGTCAATGTCAAAGATGGGATAGTTATGGCATTCCATGTTCTCATATGTTTTGTGTGATGAAACGGGAACAGATCAAAGAATTACCATAA